A part of Escherichia marmotae genomic DNA contains:
- the yqhH gene encoding lipoprotein YqhH, which translates to MKTIFTVGAVVLATSLLSGCVNEQKVSQLAGNVQTLNAKIARLEQDIKALRPQIYAAKSEANRANTRLDAQDYFDCLRCLRMYAE; encoded by the coding sequence ATGAAAACGATTTTCACCGTGGGAGCTGTTGTTCTGGCGACCAGCTTACTAAGTGGCTGCGTCAATGAACAAAAGGTCAGTCAACTGGCGGGTAATGTACAAACATTAAATGCCAAAATCGCCCGGCTTGAGCAGGATATAAAAGCATTACGCCCGCAGATCTACGCCGCCAAATCCGAAGCTAACAGAGCCAATACACGCCTTGATGCGCAAGACTATTTTGATTGCCTGCGCTGCTTGCGTATGTATGCGGAATGA
- a CDS encoding YbjP/YqhG family protein, translating to MRQILLLFLAVFASFTTQAQSPSLTAEQTVRLIYQNYKSDASAPYFGATGEQAITSERIQKVLTLNDNLTLPGNIGWLDYDPICDCQDFGDLVLESVAITQIDADHADAVVRFRAFKDDKEKTTQTLKMVAENDRWVIDDIASNHGSVWQAVNSENEKILATLASLQKEQPEAFVSELFEHIADYSWPWTWVVSDTYRQAVNAFYKTTFKTDSNPDEDMQIERQFIYDNPICFGEETLFSRINEIRVLEKTADSARIHVRIALTNGNSEEQDLVLQRREGLWEIADFIRPDSGSLLKQIEAKTAARLKQ from the coding sequence ATGAGACAAATACTTCTTCTGTTTTTGGCTGTTTTTGCAAGCTTCACGACTCAGGCACAATCACCATCGCTAACCGCTGAACAAACAGTTCGCCTGATTTATCAAAACTATAAATCGGATGCCAGTGCGCCTTATTTCGGAGCAACAGGAGAGCAGGCAATAACATCTGAACGCATACAAAAGGTGCTAACCCTGAATGATAATCTCACTCTACCGGGCAATATTGGCTGGCTGGATTACGATCCGATTTGTGACTGTCAGGATTTTGGCGATCTGGTGTTAGAAAGCGTAGCGATTACCCAAATAGACGCCGACCACGCGGATGCCGTTGTGCGCTTTCGTGCCTTCAAAGACGATAAAGAAAAGACCACGCAAACGCTGAAAATGGTGGCCGAAAATGATCGCTGGGTCATTGACGATATTGCCAGCAATCATGGTAGCGTCTGGCAGGCAGTTAATAGCGAGAATGAAAAAATCCTGGCAACGCTGGCATCGCTGCAAAAAGAACAGCCAGAAGCTTTTGTCAGTGAACTATTTGAGCATATTGCCGATTATAGCTGGCCCTGGACGTGGGTTGTTTCCGACACTTATCGTCAGGCCGTTAATGCCTTCTATAAAACTACCTTCAAAACTGACAGCAACCCCGATGAAGATATGCAAATCGAGCGGCAATTTATTTACGATAATCCGATCTGTTTTGGCGAAGAAACGCTATTTTCTCGCATTAATGAAATCCGTGTACTGGAGAAAACCGCTGATTCCGCCCGCATCCATGTTCGTATTGCGCTGACCAATGGCAACAGCGAAGAGCAGGATTTGGTTTTACAGCGGCGCGAAGGGCTGTGGGAAATTGCAGATTTCATCCGTCCGGATAGCGGAAGTTTGCTTAAACAGATTGAAGCGAAGACTGCGGCCAGATTAAAGCAGTGA
- the dkgA gene encoding 2,5-didehydrogluconate reductase DkgA: MTNPTVIKLQDGNVMPQLGLGVWQASNEEVITAIQKALEVGYRSIDTAAAYKNEEGVGKALKNAALAREELFITTKLWNDDHKRPREALLDSLKKLQLDYIDLYLMHWPVPAIDHYVEAWKGMIELQKEGLIKSIGVCNFQIHHLQRLIDETGVPPVINQIELHPLMQQRQLHAWNATHKIQTESWSPLAQGGKGVFDQKIIRDLADKYGKTPAQIVIRWHLDNGLVVIPKSVTPSRIAENFNVWDFRLDKDELGEIAKLDQGKRLGPDPDQFGG; encoded by the coding sequence ATGACTAATCCAACCGTTATTAAGCTACAGGATGGCAATGTCATGCCCCAGTTGGGACTGGGCGTCTGGCAAGCAAGTAATGAGGAGGTAATCACCGCGATTCAAAAAGCCCTGGAAGTGGGATATCGCTCGATTGATACCGCCGCGGCCTATAAAAACGAAGAAGGCGTCGGCAAGGCACTGAAAAATGCCGCACTTGCCAGAGAAGAGTTGTTCATCACTACCAAACTGTGGAACGACGACCACAAGCGTCCCCGTGAAGCCCTGCTGGACAGCCTGAAAAAACTCCAGCTTGATTATATCGATCTCTACTTAATGCACTGGCCCGTTCCCGCTATCGACCATTATGTCGAAGCATGGAAGGGAATGATCGAGCTGCAAAAAGAGGGGTTAATCAAAAGCATCGGCGTCTGTAACTTCCAGATCCACCATTTGCAACGTCTGATTGATGAAACTGGCGTGCCCCCCGTGATTAATCAGATCGAACTTCATCCGCTGATGCAGCAACGCCAGCTTCACGCCTGGAACGCTACGCACAAAATTCAGACCGAATCCTGGAGCCCGTTAGCGCAAGGCGGAAAAGGTGTCTTTGACCAGAAAATCATTCGCGATCTGGCGGATAAATACGGCAAAACTCCAGCACAGATTGTCATCCGCTGGCATCTGGATAACGGCCTGGTGGTGATCCCAAAATCAGTCACACCTTCACGCATTGCCGAAAACTTTAATGTCTGGGATTTCCGTCTCGACAAAGACGAACTTGGTGAAATCGCGAAACTCGATCAAGGTAAACGCCTCGGTCCCGATCCCGACCAGTTCGGCGGCTAA
- the yqhD gene encoding alcohol dehydrogenase — protein sequence MNNFNLHTPTRILFGKGAIAGLREQIPHDARILITYGGGSVKKTGVLDQVLDSLKGMDVLEFGGIEPNPTYETLMNAVKLVREQKVTFLLAVGGGSVLDGTKFIAAAANYPENVDPWHILQTGGKEIKSAIPMGCVLTLPATGSESNAGAVISRKTTGDKQAFHSAHVQPVFAVLDPVYTYTLPPRQVANGVVDAFVHTVEQYVTKPVDAKIQDRFAEGILLTLLEDGPKALKEPENYDVRANVMWAATQALNGLIGAGVPQDWATHMLGHELTAMHGLDHAQTLAIVLPALWNEKRDTKRAKLLQYAERVWNITEGSDDERIDAAIAATRNFFEQLGVPTRLSDYGLDGSSIPALLKKLEEHGMTQLGENHDITLDVSRRIYEAAR from the coding sequence ATGAACAACTTTAATCTGCATACCCCAACCCGCATTCTGTTTGGTAAAGGCGCTATCGCCGGTTTACGCGAGCAAATCCCTCACGATGCCCGCATATTGATTACTTACGGCGGCGGTAGCGTTAAAAAAACCGGCGTTCTGGATCAAGTACTGGATTCCCTGAAAGGCATGGACGTGCTGGAGTTTGGCGGTATCGAACCAAACCCGACTTATGAAACGCTGATGAACGCCGTGAAACTGGTTCGCGAACAGAAAGTGACTTTCCTGCTGGCGGTTGGTGGCGGTTCCGTACTGGACGGCACCAAGTTTATCGCCGCAGCAGCAAATTATCCTGAGAATGTCGATCCGTGGCACATCCTGCAAACGGGTGGTAAAGAGATTAAAAGTGCCATCCCAATGGGCTGCGTGCTGACGCTGCCAGCGACCGGTTCAGAATCCAACGCAGGTGCGGTGATCTCTCGCAAAACCACCGGTGACAAACAGGCGTTTCATTCTGCCCACGTTCAGCCGGTATTTGCCGTGCTCGATCCGGTTTATACCTACACCCTGCCGCCGCGCCAGGTGGCTAATGGCGTAGTGGACGCCTTTGTACACACCGTAGAACAGTATGTTACCAAACCGGTTGATGCCAAAATTCAGGATCGTTTCGCAGAAGGTATTTTGCTGACGCTTCTCGAAGATGGCCCGAAAGCCCTGAAAGAGCCAGAAAACTACGATGTGCGCGCGAACGTCATGTGGGCAGCGACTCAGGCACTGAACGGTTTGATTGGCGCGGGCGTACCGCAGGACTGGGCAACGCATATGCTGGGCCACGAACTGACTGCTATGCACGGCCTGGATCACGCGCAAACGCTGGCTATCGTCCTGCCTGCGCTATGGAATGAAAAACGCGACACCAAGCGCGCGAAACTGCTGCAATACGCTGAACGTGTCTGGAACATCACCGAAGGTTCCGATGACGAGCGTATTGACGCCGCAATTGCCGCTACCCGCAACTTCTTCGAGCAATTAGGCGTGCCGACGCGCCTGTCCGACTACGGTCTGGACGGCAGTTCTATCCCGGCATTACTGAAGAAGCTGGAAGAACACGGCATGACCCAACTGGGCGAAAATCATGATATTACGCTGGATGTCAGCCGTCGCATTTACGAAGCAGCCCGTTAA
- the yqhC gene encoding DNA-binding transcriptional regulator YqhC yields MKREEICRLLTDKINNLKNKENSLSELLPDVRLLFGENPGARTPVMYEPGIIILFSGHKIGYINERVFRYDANEYLLLTVPLPFECETYATPEVPLAGLRLNVDILQLQELLMDIGEDEHFQPSMAASGINSATLSEEILCAAERLLDVMERPLDARILGKQIIREILYYVLTGPCGGALLALVSRQTHFSLISRVLKRIENKYTENLSVEQLAAEANMSVSAFHHNFKSVTSTSPLQYLKNYRLHKARMMIIHDGMKASAAAMRVGYESASQFSREFKRYFGVTPGEDAARMRAMQGS; encoded by the coding sequence ATGAAACGTGAAGAGATTTGCCGACTGCTGACGGATAAAATTAATAATCTGAAAAATAAAGAAAATAGTTTGTCAGAACTGTTGCCTGATGTGCGCTTGCTGTTTGGCGAGAATCCCGGGGCACGTACGCCGGTAATGTACGAGCCAGGCATCATAATTCTCTTTTCCGGGCATAAAATCGGTTATATCAATGAACGAGTGTTTCGTTATGATGCCAATGAATATCTGCTACTGACGGTGCCATTACCCTTTGAGTGCGAAACTTACGCTACGCCGGAGGTGCCATTAGCGGGCTTACGTCTCAATGTTGATATTTTGCAGTTACAGGAACTGTTGATGGACATTGGCGAGGATGAACATTTTCAACCGTCGATGGCAGCCAGCGGCATAAACTCCGCCACGCTGTCAGAAGAGATTTTATGTGCGGCGGAGCGGTTACTGGATGTGATGGAGCGACCGCTGGATGCGCGCATTCTCGGCAAGCAGATCATCCGCGAAATTCTTTACTACGTGCTGACCGGACCTTGCGGCGGAGCATTACTGGCGCTGGTCAGTCGCCAGACGCATTTCAGTCTGATTAGCCGCGTGCTGAAACGTATTGAGAATAAGTACACCGAAAATCTAAGCGTCGAGCAACTCGCGGCAGAAGCCAATATGAGTGTTTCTGCCTTCCATCATAATTTTAAATCTGTCACCAGCACCTCGCCTTTGCAGTATTTGAAGAACTACCGGCTGCATAAGGCGCGAATGATGATCATCCACGATGGCATGAAAGCCAGTGCGGCAGCGATGCGTGTAGGTTATGAAAGTGCATCACAGTTCAGCCGCGAATTTAAACGTTACTTCGGTGTGACGCCGGGTGAAGATGCAGCAAGAATGCGGGCGATGCAGGGGAGTTAA
- the yghB gene encoding DedA family general envelope maintenance protein YghB, with the protein MAVIQDIIAALWQHDFAALADPHIVSVVYFVMFATLFLENGLLPASFLPGDSLLILAGALIAQGVMDFLPTIAILTAAASLGCWLSYIQGRWLGNTKTVKGWLAQLPAKYHQRATCMFDRHGLLALLAGRFLAFVRTLLPTMAGISGLPNRRFQFFNWLSGLLWVSVVTSFGYALSMIPFVKRHEDQVMTFLMILPIALLTAGLLGTLFVVIKKKYGNA; encoded by the coding sequence ATGGCTGTTATTCAAGACATTATCGCTGCGCTCTGGCAACACGACTTTGCCGCGCTGGCGGACCCTCATATTGTTAGCGTTGTTTACTTTGTCATGTTTGCCACGCTGTTTTTAGAAAACGGCCTGTTGCCCGCCTCGTTTTTGCCAGGCGACAGCTTGTTAATACTGGCTGGCGCACTGATTGCCCAGGGGGTTATGGATTTTCTGCCAACAATCGCGATTCTGACTGCCGCAGCCAGTCTGGGCTGCTGGTTAAGTTATATTCAGGGACGTTGGTTAGGTAATACCAAAACGGTGAAAGGCTGGCTGGCGCAGCTTCCGGCTAAATATCATCAACGCGCCACCTGTATGTTTGACCGCCACGGTTTGCTGGCTCTGCTGGCTGGGCGTTTTCTCGCATTTGTCCGCACGCTGCTGCCAACAATGGCGGGGATTTCCGGTCTGCCAAACCGTCGCTTCCAGTTTTTCAACTGGCTAAGTGGACTGCTGTGGGTCAGCGTGGTGACCAGTTTTGGTTACGCCTTAAGCATGATCCCGTTCGTTAAACGCCATGAAGATCAGGTGATGACGTTTCTGATGATCCTGCCAATTGCCCTGTTAACCGCAGGCCTGTTAGGCACGCTGTTTGTGGTAATTAAAAAAAAATACGGTAACGCCTGA
- the metC gene encoding cystathionine beta-lyase, with protein MADKQLDTQLVNAGRSKKYTLGAVNSVIQRASSLVFDSVEAKKHATRNRANGELFYGRRGTLTHFSLQEAMCELEGGAGCVLFPCGAAAVANSILAFVEQGDHVLMTNTAYEPSQDFCSKILSKLGVTTSWFDPLIGANIVKHLQPNTKVVFLESPGSITMEVHDVPAIVAAVRSVVPDAIIMIDNTWAAGVLFKALDFGIDISIQAATKYLVGHSDAMIGTAVCNARCWEQLRENSYLMGQMVDADTAYMTSRGLRTLGVRLRQHHESSLKVAEWLAAHPLVERVNHPALPESKGHEFWKRDFTGSSGLFSFVLKKKLNDEELANYLDNFSLFSMAYSWGGYESLILANQPEHIAAIRPQGKIDFSGTLIRLHIGLENVDDLIADLDAGFARIV; from the coding sequence ATGGCAGACAAACAACTTGATACTCAACTGGTCAATGCAGGACGCAGCAAAAAATATACCCTTGGCGCGGTAAATAGCGTGATTCAGCGCGCCTCTTCGCTGGTCTTTGATAGTGTGGAAGCAAAAAAACACGCGACGCGTAATCGTGCCAATGGTGAATTATTCTATGGCCGCCGCGGAACGTTAACGCACTTCTCATTGCAAGAAGCGATGTGTGAACTGGAAGGTGGCGCAGGCTGCGTGCTGTTTCCTTGCGGGGCGGCAGCCGTTGCCAATTCCATTCTCGCGTTTGTCGAACAAGGCGATCATGTGTTGATGACCAACACAGCCTACGAACCGAGTCAGGATTTTTGTAGCAAAATCCTCAGCAAATTGGGCGTAACGACATCGTGGTTTGATCCGCTGATTGGCGCGAATATCGTTAAACATCTGCAGCCAAATACCAAAGTGGTGTTTCTGGAATCGCCAGGTTCCATCACTATGGAAGTGCATGATGTTCCGGCGATTGTCGCCGCCGTGCGCAGCGTGGTGCCGGACGCCATCATTATGATTGATAACACCTGGGCTGCCGGAGTGCTGTTCAAAGCCCTTGATTTTGGTATCGATATTTCCATTCAGGCCGCCACCAAATATCTTGTGGGTCACTCAGATGCGATGATCGGCACCGCGGTGTGCAATGCCCGTTGTTGGGAGCAACTGCGGGAGAACTCTTATCTGATGGGGCAGATGGTCGATGCCGATACCGCCTATATGACCAGCCGTGGCTTGCGCACTTTAGGTGTGCGTCTGCGCCAGCATCATGAAAGCAGTCTGAAAGTTGCGGAATGGCTGGCAGCGCATCCGCTGGTTGAGCGGGTTAACCACCCTGCTCTGCCGGAAAGTAAAGGCCATGAGTTCTGGAAACGAGACTTTACAGGTAGCAGCGGACTATTTTCCTTTGTGCTGAAGAAAAAACTCAACGACGAAGAACTGGCGAACTATCTGGATAACTTCAGTTTATTTAGCATGGCCTACTCGTGGGGCGGCTATGAATCGTTGATCCTTGCGAATCAGCCGGAACATATCGCAGCCATCCGCCCACAAGGAAAGATTGATTTCAGCGGCACGTTGATTCGCCTGCATATTGGTCTGGAAAACGTCGACGATCTGATTGCCGATCTGGACGCGGGCTTTGCACGAATTGTGTAA
- the exbB gene encoding tol-pal system-associated acyl-CoA thioesterase, with translation MGNNLMQTDLSVWGMYQHADIVVKCVMIGLILASVVTWAIFFSKSVEFFNQKRRLKREQQLLAEARSLNQANDIAADFGSKSLSLHLLNEAQNELELSEGSDDNDGIKERTSFRLERRVAAVGRQMGRGNGYLATIGAISPFVGLFGTVWGIMNSFIGIAQTQTTNLAVVAPGIAEALLATAIGLVAAIPAVVIYNVFARQIGGFKAMLGDVAAQVLLLQSRDLDLEASAAAHPVRVAQKLRAG, from the coding sequence GTGGGTAATAATTTAATGCAGACGGATCTTTCCGTCTGGGGTATGTATCAGCACGCCGATATTGTCGTTAAGTGCGTGATGATTGGGCTGATTCTGGCCTCCGTAGTCACCTGGGCAATCTTCTTCAGCAAGAGCGTTGAGTTCTTCAACCAGAAGCGTCGCCTGAAGCGTGAACAGCAACTGCTGGCTGAAGCTCGCTCCTTAAACCAGGCCAACGATATCGCCGCTGATTTTGGTAGCAAAAGCTTAAGTCTGCATTTGCTCAATGAAGCGCAGAACGAGCTGGAACTGTCAGAAGGCAGCGACGATAACGACGGTATTAAAGAGCGCACCAGTTTCCGCCTTGAACGTCGGGTCGCCGCAGTGGGGCGTCAAATGGGGCGCGGTAACGGCTACCTTGCAACCATCGGCGCGATTTCGCCGTTTGTGGGGCTGTTTGGTACAGTCTGGGGCATCATGAACAGCTTTATCGGTATTGCGCAAACGCAGACTACCAACCTGGCAGTTGTTGCACCGGGCATCGCAGAAGCGCTGCTGGCAACGGCAATCGGTCTGGTGGCAGCAATTCCGGCGGTTGTTATCTATAACGTATTCGCACGTCAGATTGGCGGCTTTAAAGCGATGCTGGGTGATGTCGCAGCGCAGGTGCTGTTGCTGCAAAGCCGTGATCTGGATCTGGAAGCCAGCGCCGCTGCGCATCCGGTTCGTGTCGCACAAAAATTACGCGCAGGATAA
- the exbD gene encoding TonB system transport protein ExbD yields the protein MAMHLNENLDDNGEMHDINVTPFIDVMLVLLIIFMVAAPLATVDVKVNLPASTSTPQPRPEKPVYLSVKADNSMFIGNDPVTDETMVTALNALTEGKKDTTIFFRADKTVDYETLMKVMDTLHQAGYLKIGLVGEETAKAK from the coding sequence ATGGCAATGCATCTTAACGAAAACCTCGACGATAACGGCGAAATGCACGACATCAACGTGACGCCGTTTATCGACGTGATGTTGGTTCTGCTGATTATCTTTATGGTGGCGGCACCGTTAGCGACGGTAGATGTGAAGGTGAACTTGCCTGCTTCTACCAGCACGCCGCAGCCGCGCCCGGAAAAACCGGTTTATCTGTCGGTGAAGGCGGATAACTCGATGTTCATCGGTAACGATCCTGTCACCGATGAAACGATGGTTACGGCACTGAATGCGTTAACCGAAGGTAAGAAAGATACCACCATCTTCTTCCGCGCGGACAAAACCGTCGATTACGAGACGTTGATGAAGGTAATGGATACGCTGCATCAGGCGGGTTACCTGAAGATAGGTCTGGTTGGCGAAGAAACTGCCAAAGCGAAGTAA
- a CDS encoding TIGR00645 family protein, translated as MERFLENAMYASRWLLAPVYFGLSLALVALALKFFQEIIHVLPNIFSIAESDLILVLLSLVDMTLVGGLLVMVMFSGYENFVSQLDISENKEKLNWLGKMDATSLKNKVAASIVAISSIHLLRVFMDAKNVPDNKLMWYVIIHLTFVLSAFVMGYLDRLTRHNH; from the coding sequence ATGGAACGTTTTCTTGAAAATGCAATGTATGCTTCTCGCTGGCTGCTTGCCCCCGTGTACTTTGGCCTTTCGCTGGCGCTGGTTGCCCTGGCGCTGAAGTTCTTTCAGGAGATTATTCACGTATTGCCGAATATCTTCTCGATAGCGGAATCTGATTTGATCCTCGTGTTACTGTCGCTGGTAGATATGACGCTGGTTGGCGGTTTGCTGGTGATGGTAATGTTTTCCGGTTATGAGAATTTTGTCTCGCAGTTAGATATCTCCGAGAACAAAGAGAAGCTGAACTGGCTGGGGAAAATGGATGCTACGTCGCTGAAAAATAAAGTGGCGGCGTCGATTGTGGCAATCTCTTCCATTCACTTACTGCGCGTCTTTATGGATGCGAAAAATGTCCCGGATAACAAACTGATGTGGTACGTCATTATCCATCTGACGTTTGTGCTCTCTGCATTTGTGATGGGCTATCTTGACCGACTCACCCGTCATAATCACTGA
- the gpr gene encoding L-glyceraldehyde 3-phosphate reductase, translating into MVWLANPERYEQMQYRYCGKSGLRLPALSLGLWHNFGHVNALESQRAILRKAFDLGITHFDLANNYGPPPGSAEENFGRLLREDFAAYRDELIISTKAGYDMWPGPYGSGGSRKYLLASLDQSLKRMGLEYVDIFYSHRVDENTPMEETASALAHAVQSGKALYVGISSYSPERTQKMVELLHEWKIPLLIHQPSYNLLNRWVDKSGLLDTLENNGVGCIAFTPLAQGLLTGKYLNGIPEDSRMHREGHKVRGLTPKMLTNANLNSLRLLNEMAQQRGQSMAQMALSWLLKDDRVTSVLIGASRPEQLEENVQALNNLLFSAEELAQIDQHIADGELNLWQASSDK; encoded by the coding sequence ATGGTCTGGTTAGCGAATCCCGAGCGTTACGAGCAGATGCAGTACCGCTATTGCGGAAAAAGCGGTTTACGCCTGCCCGCGTTATCGCTCGGTTTGTGGCACAATTTTGGTCACGTCAACGCGCTGGAGTCACAGCGTGCGATCCTGCGTAAAGCCTTTGATTTGGGCATTACGCACTTTGATTTAGCCAACAACTACGGCCCGCCTCCTGGCAGTGCGGAAGAGAACTTTGGCCGTCTGCTGCGGGAAGATTTTGCCGCTTATCGTGACGAGTTAATCATCTCCACCAAAGCTGGCTACGATATGTGGCCCGGCCCGTATGGCTCTGGCGGGTCGCGTAAATACCTGCTCGCCAGCCTCGACCAAAGCCTGAAACGTATGGGGCTGGAGTATGTCGATATCTTTTACTCTCATCGCGTCGATGAAAATACGCCGATGGAAGAAACCGCGTCAGCGCTGGCCCATGCGGTGCAAAGTGGTAAGGCTCTGTATGTCGGGATATCGTCTTACTCGCCAGAGCGAACGCAAAAAATGGTCGAGTTGCTACACGAGTGGAAAATTCCGCTGCTAATTCACCAACCTTCGTACAATTTACTGAACCGCTGGGTGGATAAAAGCGGTCTGCTGGATACCCTGGAAAATAACGGTGTGGGCTGCATTGCCTTCACTCCGCTCGCCCAGGGATTGTTAACCGGAAAATATCTCAACGGTATTCCTGAAGATTCTCGGATGCATCGTGAAGGGCACAAAGTTCGCGGCCTGACGCCGAAAATGCTTACCAACGCCAACCTCAACAGTCTGCGTTTATTAAATGAAATGGCACAGCAGCGTGGTCAATCTATGGCTCAAATGGCATTAAGCTGGTTGCTGAAAGATGATCGAGTGACGTCGGTATTGATTGGTGCCAGCCGTCCGGAGCAACTGGAGGAGAACGTACAGGCGCTAAATAATCTGCTGTTTAGTGCCGAAGAACTGGCGCAGATTGACCAACATATCGCTGATGGCGAGCTAAATCTGTGGCAGGCGTCTTCCGATAAATAA
- the yghX gene encoding YghX family hydrolase, with amino-acid sequence MPRLTAKDFPQELLDYYDYYAHGKISKREFLNIAAKYAVGGMTALALFDLLRPNYAWATQVEFTDPNIVAEYITYPSPNGHGEVRGYLVKPAKMNSKTPAVVVVHENRGLNPYIEDVARRVAKAGYIALAPDGLSSVGGYPGNDDKGRELQQQVDPTKLMNDFFAAIEFMQRYPQATGKVGITGFCYGGGVSNAAAVAYPELACAVPFYGRQALAADVAKIEAPLLLHYAELDTRINEGWPAYEAALKANNKVYEAYIYPGVNHGFHNDSTPRYDKSAADLAWQRTLKWFDKYLS; translated from the coding sequence ATGCCGCGTCTGACCGCTAAAGATTTCCCACAAGAGTTGCTGGACTACTACGACTATTACGCTCACGGGAAAATATCGAAACGTGAGTTCCTCAATATTGCGGCGAAGTATGCAGTGGGCGGGATGACGGCATTAGCATTGTTTGATTTGCTCAGGCCAAATTACGCATGGGCGACCCAGGTGGAGTTTACCGATCCGAATATTGTTGCGGAGTACATCACGTATCCTTCGCCAAATGGTCATGGTGAGGTGCGCGGCTATCTGGTGAAACCTGCGAAGATGAACAGCAAAACGCCAGCCGTAGTGGTGGTGCATGAGAATCGCGGGCTGAATCCGTATATCGAAGATGTGGCGCGGCGAGTGGCGAAGGCCGGATATATTGCCCTCGCTCCTGACGGTTTAAGTTCCGTTGGCGGCTATCCCGGGAACGATGACAAAGGCCGCGAGCTGCAACAGCAGGTCGATCCAACCAAACTGATGAATGACTTCTTTGCCGCGATTGAGTTTATGCAACGCTATCCGCAAGCCACTGGCAAGGTAGGTATAACCGGATTTTGCTATGGCGGTGGGGTATCGAACGCGGCAGCGGTGGCATATCCGGAACTGGCCTGCGCGGTGCCGTTTTATGGTCGCCAGGCTCTGGCCGCCGATGTGGCGAAAATTGAAGCGCCTTTACTGCTCCACTACGCCGAACTGGACACGCGAATTAACGAAGGCTGGCCCGCTTATGAGGCAGCGTTGAAAGCGAATAATAAGGTCTATGAGGCGTATATTTATCCGGGGGTTAATCACGGATTCCATAATGATTCCACTCCCCGTTATGACAAATCTGCCGCCGATCTTGCCTGGCAAAGAACGCTGAAATGGTTCGACAAATATCTCTCTTGA
- the yghW gene encoding DUF2623 family protein YghW, translating into MNNHFGKGLMAGLKATHADSAVNVTKFCADYKRGFVLGYSHRMYEKTGDRQLSAWEAGILTRRYGLDKEMVMDFFRENNSCSTLRFFMAGYRLEN; encoded by the coding sequence ATGAATAACCATTTTGGTAAAGGCTTAATGGCGGGATTAAAAGCAACACATGCCGACAGTGCGGTTAATGTGACGAAATTCTGCGCCGATTATAAACGCGGTTTTGTATTAGGCTACTCGCACCGGATGTATGAAAAGACCGGCGATCGTCAGCTTAGCGCCTGGGAAGCAGGCATTCTGACGCGGCGTTATGGGCTGGATAAAGAGATGGTAATGGATTTCTTTCGTGAGAATAATTCCTGTTCTACTTTGCGCTTTTTTATGGCTGGCTATCGCCTCGAAAATTGA